In Yarrowia lipolytica chromosome 1F, complete sequence, a genomic segment contains:
- a CDS encoding uncharacterized protein (Compare to YALI0F01716g, uniprot|Q9P860 Yarrowia lipolytica Wee1-like protein mitosis inhibitor protein kinase, similar to Saccharomyces cerevisiae SWE1 (YJL187C); ancestral locus Anc_1.149), giving the protein MYMSSATPSASPSPRRRKHRPDSVARSSIPSLSKVKLKKSKPNTPQLSPSLSLDDSASDALINLSIHRNNTVANLDDLPPDLSPCPSPSKQRASEPPTVYSSTMQPLRRSKGLYNLEEASNLSLEDINMDSSPSRSHRPRHSMILHDSDPNSPVKAPPFKKAAIQQENVPPGGGGERRLSDNPPTIHLMSSSVESSPPTPTHHPHHSHPHPHHPQPHLHPLVKTKIADVEHKEYGTPDSFRFVKPLQTAFMSTGLLSKRTRNLPNSSSGHSLVPPDTPCKKPSGSSSLQDVHGLRGDGNTPRPFTSSVSHEGVSMLGSSHRSASSGRAHRVPLTINTTGHQNIPSGPPSGLRDSASRFAFDLRSAVSSFMDDVPSTPTKPLEESESFPSVQRTLTTNNHDDSNGSSSNNSSTNLGPYRRASYIGSLTSLSSLAKASHQRSDGSQITITPGTITRQASSIMEPETPLGNGDNPFNSPNFSSDPTFADPRTPAKRSSQDQSAENMIAGESWLSQKFDSVSLIGSGEFSSVYTVTERVKMPAGSSVILTPPNRYAVKKMKYPFAGPKARARRMEEVEVLRKLTESKRDEDGRDFIVQLVDSWEYHGFLFIMTEYCENGSLDVFLAENGRIARLDDWRVWKILVELALGIRYIHNEGFMHLDIKPANVFITFEGTLKIGDFGMATTWPAARGIEREGDREYIAPEVLSRQEYDKPADIFSFGLIILEIAANVVLPDNGIHWQKLRSGDLTDAGRLSSGDLAGFDHQFGEPTSSQGQERDAIECGSKSYEEDGGVLSPSCMPPFDHHGIHSSSLRSCTTANTTSSSGVSTGSSRSGTAGNGGASTGNTSSSTNMHPPVIRRSSAAPDWAPLFLTQDLGILDSLVSWMLTPDPRGRPTADDILATSEAAWVEHHRKAGAVVYEGDFGPPPGNSDDDMCHISPDEDNWRMEL; this is encoded by the coding sequence ATGTACATGAGCTCGGCCACCCCCTCGGCCTCCCCGTCGCCTCGCCGGCGCAAACACCGCCCCGACTCGGTGGCACGCTCCTCCATACCGTCGCTGTCCAAGGTGAAGCTCAAAAAGAGTAAGCCCAACACGCCACAGCTGTCACCGTCGCTGTCGCTTGACGACTCAGCGTCAGACGCCCTTATCAACCTCTCCATCCACCGCAACAACACGGTGGCAAATCTCGACGACCTACCGCCAGACCTCTCGCCGTGCCCCAGTCCCAGCAAGCAGCGCGCCTCGGAGCCCCCCACGGTGTACTCGTCAACCATGCAGCCCCTAAGACGCTCCAAGGGCCTCTACAACCTCGAAGAGGCGTCCAACCTGTCGCTCGAAGATATCAACATGGAcagcagccccagcagGAGCCACCGACCGCGCCACTCGATGATACTCCATGATTCTGACCCCAATTCGCCGGTCAAGGCGCCTCCATTCAAAAAGGCCGCCATCCAGCAAGAGAATGTGcctcctggaggaggaggagaacgaCGATTGTCAGATAACCCGCCCACGATCCATCtcatgtcgtcgtcggtcGAATCATcgccaccaacaccaacgcATCACCCCCACCACTCGCACCCGCAccctcatcatcctcaaCCCCATTTGCATCCTCTCGTCAAAACAAAGATAGCTGACGTGGAACACAAGGAGTACGGCACTCCAGACTCGTTCCGGTTCGTCAAACCGCTGCAGACTGCGTTCATGAGCACGGGCTTGCTTTCGAAACGAACGCGCAACCTGCCCAACTCATCTTCTGGCCACTCTCTCGTGCCTCCAGATACGCCCTGCAAGAAACCCAGCGGCAGTTCGAGCTTGCAGGACGTGCACGGACTCAGAGGAGACGGAAACACACCCCGGCCCTTCACCAGCAGTGTCTCCCACGAGGGTGTCAGCATGCTCGGAAGCAGTCACAGGTCTGCGTCCTCCGGTAGAGCTCACAGAGTGCCCCTCACAATCAACACCACCGGCCACCAGAATATCCCCTCAGGCCCTCCAAGCGGGCTGCGTGATTCAGCATCACGCTTTGCATTCGACCTGCGTTCGGCAGTCTCCTCGTTCATGGACGACGTTCCCTCCACGCCTACGAAGCCCCTGGAGGAGAGTGAGTCGTTTCCATCCGTCCAGCGAACTCTCACTACTAACAACCATGATGACAGCaacggcagcagcagcaataaCAGCAGCACGAATCTGGGACCCTACAGACGAGCGTCTTACATTGGTTCTTTGACATCCTTGTCttctctggccaaggcAAGTCACCAGCGGTCAGATGGGTCGCAGATCACCATTACCCCTGGGACTATCACTCGTCAGGCCTCGTCCATCATGGAACCAGAGACCCCTCTTGGAAATGGAGACAATCCCTTTAACTCGCCCAACTTCTCCAGTGATCCTACCTTTGCAGATCCCCGGACACCGGCCAAACGGTCTTCCCAGGACCAATCTGCTGAGAACATGATTGCTGGCGAGTCGTGGCTTAGTCAAAAGTTTGACAGCGTCTCTCTGATTGGATCTGGCGAGTTTTCATCCGTTTACACGGTCACCGAGCGCGTTAAGATGCCTGCGGGTTCCTCGGTCATCCTCACGCCGCCCAACCGTTACGCtgtgaagaagatgaagtaCCCCTTTGCCGGCCCCAAGGCTCGTGCTCGACGAATGGAGGAGGTCGAAGTTCTTCGTAAGCTGACCGAGTCGAAACGTGACGAAGACGGGCGCGATTTCAttgtccagcttgtcgaCTCGTGGGAGTACCATGGATTCCTGTTCATCATGACTGAGTACTGCGAAAACGGCAGTCTGGATGTTTTTCTGGCTGAAAACGGCCGAATCGCGCGTCTGGACGACTGGCGAGTGTGGAAGATTCTCGTGGAACTTGCCCTCGGTATCCGGTACATCCACAACGAGGGCTTTATGCATCTGGACATCAAGCCAGCCAACGTGTTCATCACTTTTGAGGGCACTCTCAAGATTGGCGATTTTGGAATGGCAACAACatggccagcagctcggggAATCGAGCGGGAGGGAGACCGGGAGTACATCGCTCCCGAGGTGCTGAGTCGACAGGAGTACGACAAGCCTGCGGATATCTTTTCGTTTGGTCTGATTATTCTGGAGATTGCTGCCAACGTGGTTTTGCCCGATAACGGCATCCACTGGCAGAAGCTACGGTCTGGCGACTTGACCGATGCTGGTCGGCTCTCTTCTGGCGACCTGGCTGGATTTGATCATCAGTTTGGAGAGCCTACTTCTTCCCAGGGCCAAGAACGAGACGCGATTGAGTGCGGGAGCAAGTCgtacgaggaggatgggGGAGTGCTGAGTCCATCGTGCATGCCTCCGTTTGACCACCACGGTATCCACTCGTCTTCTCTCCGAAGCTGCACCACGGCTaacaccacctcttctaGCGGTGTAAGCACCGGTTCTTCCAGGTCTGGCACTGCTGGAAACGGTGGAGCCAGCACGGGCAACACTTCCAGCTCGACAAACATGCATCCCCCAGTGATTAGGCGAAGCTCTGCGGCCCCCGACTGGGCTCCTTTGTTCCTCACCCAGGATCTCGGTATTCTGGATTCATTGGTGTCTTGGATGCTGACTCCTGATCCTCGAGGCCGTCCCACAGCCGACGACATTCTTGCCACCAGTGAGGCTGCGTGGGTCGAGCACCATCGCAAGGCTGGCGCTGTAGTTTACGAGGGCGATTTTGGGCCTCCTCCGGGCAACTCAGATGACGATATGTGCCATATTTCTCCAGATGAAGATAACTGGCGGATGGAGTTGTGA
- a CDS encoding uncharacterized protein (Compare to YALI0F01738g, some similarities with DEHA0D03850g Debaryomyces hansenii IPF 10436.1, similar to Saccharomyces cerevisiae VAC7 (YNL054W); ancestral locus Anc_2.255): MPEPDKRAAATAASQSPSDHVTRISSTATPSRPRIHTTPTPQSEVLLPQQPLSASPTKTESAEQADKYKTLKGRPEEAGPPPTPTIAPAAVITHLVPKHKKSKTRLKSTPKSSPRTTPTRTTPYRSYSTTDEDPESSDEDIGPGSLLAAQQRLPIGVPDKNRHPKLKSHASAPAVPMARDPSGGSVTNGSSVGPTITTITPGGYNSTPGASTGESLTNASSSLPASSLPGIASVSSPSLPTTLPPSSTSNSGTSTPAVLSDPVVKPRKASAPAPASNSHITVETETVPAVPTVSVAPPPPVQPQTDSNSNTNYQGGSVNSTVALSGGPQLGSGSNSLRLKKSQDVKSRKKKGRSQLSQQGNTKAEIFAAKVASAVDEVHSSDSDEDFVYESNPMEKPTVNPRALGVALGPTARMARPSVSSLSSIVHDEEDNPAVSVPDLNYDSSCSTTSDHPEFVNMTNNPRFQSRHPSLSSVGKPMGSSERRGMSQDYSDIEKDGIPLFPHDNGLDSKGQANRTFSGPPRMPPRLNNAHSGSHLGNDARKRAPVSNYGSLRNAASLARLGGGSLRRLGSYTKEDPPLEPTKTRGTGGSRRGPLGGSSSAGFTNDEEYYDFDVDADLDDEEFDDASESTPLRRGDSSRRVRKNGQFSPHNFHKSSHHARWRGIRRAIWIMSSLVAVLLTGFVFGFVLATNRPLQNVSVVDITELLISEQELVFDIVVKAFNPGILSVVVPFLDIDVFAKPIVSKDDKDEKDKNILLLGNIDEFDVPLRFEGGFFTRHAQSAMGEVRLNDPGVPRNATLDSGVPLMLRVPDKDKGDKDKEPLTPEERWKKICSEPFELIVRGVLKYDLPLFHKGQSTTVSKSVKVTPHKN, encoded by the coding sequence ATGCCCGAACCCGACAAGAGGGCCGCCGCCACAGCGGCGTCGCAGAGTCCgtcagatcacgtgaccagaatctcctccaccgccaCGCCGTCTCGTCCACGCATACACACCACTCCCACCCCACAGTCTGAGGTTCTGTTGCCCCAGCAGCCTTTGTCGGCTTCACCCACCAAGACTGAGAGCGCGGAGCAGGctgacaagtacaagacGCTCAAGGGCCGACCGGAGGAAGCAGGACCGCCGCCCACGCCGACCATAGCGCCCGCTGCGGTCATCACACATCTGGTTCcgaaacacaaaaaaagcaaaacCAGACTCAAGAGCACCCCCAAGTCGAGCCCTCGAACCACACCCACCAGAACAACACCGTACAGGTCGTACTCCACCACAGATGAAGACCCGGAGAGTTCAGATGAAGATATCGGTCCCGGATCGCTGCTAGCCGCCCAACAACGTCTGCCAATCGGAGTGCCTGACAAAAACAGACACCCCAAGCTCAAAAGCCACGCCAGCGCTCCCGCAGTGCCCATGGCCAGAGACCCCAGCGGAGGAAGCGTCACTAATGGCTCTTCCGTCGGGCctaccatcaccacaatcACTCCTGGAGGCTACAACTCCACCCCCGGAGCTTCTACAGGCGAGTCTCTCACTAATGCATCTTCGTCTTTGCCTGCATCGTCGCTTCCAGGTATCGCATCTGTCTCGTCACCCTCACTCCCCACGACTCTGCCTCCATCGTCGACTTCAAACTCAGGTACTTCTACCCCAGCAGTGCTCTCAGACCCCGTCGTCAAGCCCCGAAAGGCATCTGCTCCTGCACCCGCCTCAAACTCGCATATTACCGTGGAGACAGAAACCGTGCCTGCTGTGCCCACTGTCTCCGTAGCGCCTCCGCCACCAGTGCAGCCTCAGACTGatagcaacagcaacacaaACTATCAGGGCGGGTCTGTCAACTCCACTGTGGCGTTGTCTGGAGGCCCACAGCTGGGTTCAGGCTCCAACTCTCTAAGACTCAAGAAGTCACAGGATGTCAAGTCgaggaaaaagaagggCAGATCCCAGCTTTCGCAGCAGGGGAACACCAAAGCCGAAATCTTCGCGGCCAAGGTCGCTTCCGCCGTCGACGAAGTCCACTCCTCAGACTCGGACGAAGACTTTGTATACGAGTCCAACCCCATGGAGAAGCCCACGGTGAACCCTCGTGCTCTTGGCGTGGCCCTAGGACCAACTGCCCGTATGGCTCGGCCCTCAGTGTCGTCTTTATCTTCCATCGTTCacgacgaagaagacaacCCGGCAGTATCTGTCCCCGATCTCAACTACGACTCGTCCTGCTCCACTACCAGTGACCACCCCGAGTTTGTCAACATGACCAACAACCCACGGTTCCAGTCCAGACATCcttctctttcttctgTGGGTAAACCCATGGGTTCGTCTGAACGAAGAGGTATGTCTCAAGACTACTCTGATATTGAAAAGGACGGAATTCCTCTCTTTCCGCATGATAATGGGCTCGATAGCAAGGGACAGGCGAACAGAACATTCTCTGGACCCCCTCGAATGCCTCCTCGCCTCAACAATGCCCACTCGGGCTCTCATCTTGGCAACGACGCCCGTAAACGCGCACCAGTCAGCAATTATGGAAGTCTACGAAACGCTGCGTCTCTCGCACGTCTTGGAGGGGGCTCTCTGCGACGTCTGGGTTCGTATACAAAGGAAGATCCTCCTTTAGAACCCACCAAGACCCGCGGTACTGGAGGCTCACGACGTGGTCCTCTCGGTGGCAGCTCCAGTGCTGGTTTTACCAACGATGAGGAGTACTACGACTTTGATGTGGATGCTGATCTCGACGACGAAGAGTTTGATGATGCATCAGAAAGCACTCCTCTTCGAAGGGGAGACAGCAGTCGGAGAGTGCGTAAGAACGGGCAATTTTCTCCCCACAACTTCCATAAGAGCTCCCATCATGCTCGGTGGCGAGGTATTCGACGAGCTATTTGGATCATGTCTTCTCTAGTGGCTGTTCTGCTCACTGGCTTTGTGTTTGGCTTTGTGCTTGCTACAAACCGCCCCCTGCAGAACGTCAGTGTCGTGGATATCACGGAGCTGCTCATTTCCGAGCAGGAGCTGGTGTTTGACATTGTTGTCAAGGCCTTCAACCCCGGTATTttgtcggtggtggtgcCGTTCCTAGATATTGATGTGTTCGCCAAGCCCATAGtgtccaaggacgacaaaGACGaaaaggacaagaacattCTGTTGCTGGGCAACATTGACGAGTTTGATGTGCCTCTGCGATTCGAGGGCGGCTTTTTCACCCGGCACGCCCAATCGGCCATGGGTGAGGTCCGTCTGAATGACCCCGGTGTGCCCCGTAATGCGACTCTGGATTCAGGAGTACCCTTGATGCTGCGGGTACCTGACAAAGACAAGggcgacaaggacaaggagccATTGACTCCGGAAGAGCGGTGGAAGAAGATTTGCTCCGAGCCGTTTGAGCTCATTGTTCGCGGCGTACTCAAGTATGATCTGCCGCTGTTCCACAAGGGTCAGTCCACCACGGTTTCGAAGAGTGTCAAGGTGACGCCACATAAAAACTAG
- a CDS encoding uncharacterized protein (Compare to YALI0F01771g, similar to uniprot|P08525 Saccharomyces cerevisiae YJL166w QCR8 ubiquinol-cytochrome-c reductase chain VIII, similar to Saccharomyces cerevisiae QCR8 (YJL166W); ancestral locus Anc_1.177), which translates to MGGNGHYMGWWGHMGSPPQKGIAGYTISPFAARPFAGVVHAAIFNTFRRTKNQALFVILPVSFFYYVWTQASEKNEWLYTKAGRHELAKALAE; encoded by the exons ATGGGAGGCAACGGACACTACATGGGATGGTGGGGACACATGGGCTCCCCCCCTCAGAAGG GTATCGCTGGATACACCATCTCCCCCTTTGCTGCTCGACCCTTCGCCGGTGTCGTGCACGCTGCCATCTTCAACACCTTCCGACGAACTAAGAACCAGGCTCTCTTTGTCATCCTGCCCGTCTCTTTCTTCTACTACGTCTGGACCCAGGCCTCTGAGAAGAACGAGTGGCTCTACACCAAGGCTGGCCGACACGAGCTCGCCAAGGCTCTTGCCGAATAA
- a CDS encoding uncharacterized protein (Compare to YALI0F01793g, weakly similar to uniprot|P38217 Saccharomyces cerevisiae YBR017c KAP104 beta-karyopherin, similar to Saccharomyces cerevisiae KAP104 (YBR017C); ancestral locus Anc_3.181): MSWEPQPQVHAQLLEVLQNSLRGNNAAQRQATQQLREAQAQPDFANYLMAVLIDDKAGPLDVRSSAGLLLKNLIRFDFKDLNDAGKTYVKAHVFTALVEPANIIRNTAGTIVASLMQREGISGWPDGLTTLMGLAESSDANAQLGGMDALSKICEDMPVELDQTYGSQRPLEYMVPKFLEFVRSPDSSHQKRVQALTCLNHIVEVESRSIASRMDEYLEILFSLANTPDVETRIQICNAFTGILRTNAEKIAPHLGGVIQYALHCISASEEGDTLDFQACEFLLLLTELDPNPEALSPHLGDLVPAVLRAMVYSETDVFMLEGINEDDADVADREEDLKPINFRQKAAHGNKKNEAEGQEPDEDESDDEEDDEVRGLEAWNLRKCAASTLDRLSNILPEEVLEAAMPYLKQTIVSDEWPAREAAILAFGAIADGCQDMVAPHLPELVPFLIQRLSDPQFPVRQVCCWTLGRFSTWVCEQSMSEQDTYFIPTLTGLFTCALDRNKKVQVAGCSAVATFTDEARNMLTPYLGQILEQFALCFRRYQKKSLLFLYDAVSTLVKYCGAEIAENQQYMETLMQPLIAKWEQISDDDNALWPLFECMSAVASYMGPAFEPYAPPVFDRCARLLHSCLVQDQNFSNDPSQDPAERDFMVTAIDLVDGLVLGLKDKAAPLMMNSEPPFMELLLVCCHDEFDVRQSTFALIGDMAALCPQPLEPYMDQLMEELLNQVEYNHIWPDAVSNTCWSLGEIALRFGDKLRPLLQASAAERLIALLRTRDASPRVLENASTAIGRIGITMPDIFAQRIPDFIIAWCLNMHDAMDNSEKESAFVGMCTIISSNPQALDNSTLLMFVNAVARYLEPSEALMHTFRQVLGGLKGMHPNFDKDVTEQLPPIIQKRLRDVYGV; encoded by the coding sequence ATGTCCTGGGAACCGCAACCCCAAGTCCACGCGCAGCTCCTGGAGGTGCTGCAGAACTCGCTGCGGGGCAATAACGCCGCCCAGCGCCAGGCCACCCAGCAGCTTAGAGAGGCCCAGGCCCAGCCTGACTTTGCAAACTACCTCATGGCGGTGTTGATTGACGACAAGGCTGGCCCGCTCGACGTGCGGTCCTCGGCCGGACTGTTGCTTAAAAACCTGATTAGATTCGACTTCAAGGATCTCAACGATGCCGGCAAGACGTACGTCAAGGCCCACGTCTTCACAGCCCTGGTGGAGCCCGCCAACATCATCCGAAACACGGCAGGAACCATTGTGGCGTCGCTGATGCAGCGGGAGGGAATCAGCGGGTGGCCCGACGGGCTGACTACACTCATGGGCCTGGCCGAGAGCTCGGACGCGAACGCCCAGCTCGGAGGAATGGACGCCCTGTCCAAGATCTGCGAAGACATGCCCGTGGAGCTGGACCAGACATACGGCAGCCAGCGGCCACTGGAGTACATGGTGCCCAAGTTTCTCGAGTTTGTCCGGTCGCCCGACTCGTCGCACCAGAAGCGAGTGCAGGCGCTCACCTGTCTCAACCACATTGTCGAGGTTGAGAGCCGATCCATTGCTAGCCGAATGGACGAGTATCTGGAGATCTTGTTTAGTCTGGCCAACACGCCCGATGTGGAGACCCGAATCCAGATCTGCAATGCCTTCACCGGAATCCTGCGAACCAACGCCGAGAAAATTGCACCCCATCTTGGAGGAGTCATTCAGTACGCCCTCCATTGCATCTCTGCCTCCGAGGAGGGCGACACTCTGGACTTCCAGGCTTGCGAGttcctgttgctgctgacTGAGCTGGACCCCAACCCGGAGGCGCTGTCGCCGCATCTTGGGGACCTTGTTCCTGCTGTTCTTCGAGCCATGGTCTACTCCGAGACAGACGTGTTCATGCTGGAGGGCATCAACGAGGACGATGCCGACGTGGCCGACCGAGAGGAGGATCTCAAGCCCATCAACTTCCGACAAAAGGCCGCCCACGGCAACAAGAAAAACGAGGCTGAGGGACAGGAGCCCGATGAAGACGAATctgacgatgaggaggacgacgaggtgcGAGGCCTGGAGGCCTGGAATTTGCGAAAATGTGCCGCCTCCACTCTTGACCGACTTTCTAACATTCTTCCCGAGGAGGTTCTTGAAGCTGCAATGCCCTACCTCAAGCAGACCATTGTCTCTGACGAGTGGCCTGCCAGAGAAGCTGCCATTCTGGCCTTTGGAGCCATTGCTGATGGATGCCAGGATATGGTCGCTCCTCATCTGCCCGAGCTGGTGCCCTTCCTGATTCAGCGATTGTCTGACCCTCAATTCCCCGTTCGACAGGTTTGTTGCTGGACCCTGGGCCGGTTCTCAACCTGGGTCTGCGAACAGAGCATGTCCGAGCAGGACACTTACTTCATCCCCACGCTTACAGGTCTCTTTACATGTGCCCTGGACCGAAACAAAAAGGTGCAGGTTGCCGGCTGTTCTGCCGTGGCCACCTTCACTGACGAGGCCCGAAACATGCTGACTCCATACCTCGGCCAGATTCTCGAGCAGTTTGCGCTCTGTTTCCGACGCTACCAGAAGAAGTCGCTGCTGTTCCTGTACGACGCAGTTTCGACTCTGGTCAAGTATTGCGGCGCCGAAATTGCCGAAAACCAACAATACATGGAGACTCTGATGCAGCCTCTGATTGCCAAGTGGGAGCAGATtagcgacgacgacaacgCCCTGTGGCCACTGTTTGAGTGCATGTCTGCCGTGGCCTCGTACATGGGCCCTGCATTTGAGCCCTATGCTCCCCCTGTGTTTGACCGATGCGCTCGTCTGCTGCACTCGTGCTTGGTTCAGGATCAGAACTTTTCCAACGACCCGTCCCAGGATCCTGCCGAGCGAGACTTTATGGTGACTGCCATTGATCTTGTCGACGGTCTGGTGCTCGgtctcaaggacaaggcAGCTCCCTTGATGATGAACAGCGAGCCCCCATTCATggagctgcttcttgtGTGCTGCCATGACGAGTTTGACGTGCGGCAATCGACATTTGCGCTCATTGGAGACATGGCCGCCCTGTGCCCCCAGCCATTGGAGCCCTACATGGATCagttgatggaggagctgctcaaccagGTCGAGTACAACCACATTTGGCCTGATGCCGTCAGCAACACTTGCTGGTCACTGGGAGAGATTGCTCTTCGATTCGGCGACAAGCTGCGACCTCTTCTGCAGGCATCTGCTGCCGAGCGGCTCATTGCGCTTCTGCGAACCCGAGATGCATCGCCACGAGTTCTGGAAAACGCTTCGACCGCCATTGGCCGAATCGGCATTACCATGCCCGACATTTTCGCGCAGCGAATCCCAGACTTCATCATTGCCTGGTGTCTCAACATGCATGACGCCATGGACAACAGCGAGAAGGAAAGCGCGTTTGTGGGCATGTGCACCATCATCTCGTCCAACCCCCAAGCCCTCGACAACTCCACCCTGCTCATGTTTGTGAATGCCGTGGCCCGATACCTGGAGCCTAGCGAAGCGCTGATGCACACCTTTCGACAGGTGCTGGGTGGCCTCAAGGGCATGCACCCCAATTTTGACAAGGACGTGACCGAGCAGCTGCCTCCCATCATCCAGAAGCGACTGCGTGACGTCTACGGCGTTTAA